In the genome of Piliocolobus tephrosceles isolate RC106 chromosome 20, ASM277652v3, whole genome shotgun sequence, one region contains:
- the C20H20orf204 gene encoding uncharacterized protein C20orf204 homolog: MINFPALDLLSDSIRGPGEGSEIPWGGEGGGASTETKCRRAGCSLCWEPPPPGLTPTCCLLQVSPKPALWALLLALLGTAPSRAHSPACSVPDVLRHYRAIIFEDLQAAVKWGGAGAEETRPGSRHFHFIQKNLTRPGSSGRRGRPRASCGAQKEHSILLSISSLGRTLRGAVAGSRRGALERAAWTVAVRTEAVMRRHCRTLPQRSRRPEVRPARRRGGRRQLLLRALDAVATCWEKLFALHAPASGGS; encoded by the exons ATGATTAATTTTCCAGCCCTAGATCTGCTGTCTGACTCCATCCGGGGCCCAGGGGAAG GCTCAGAGATCccgtggggtggggaagggggtggggcTTCTACGGAAACAAAGTGCAGGCGGGCTGGCTGCTCCCTGTGCTGGGAACCCCCGCCCCCAGGCCTGACCCCAACCTGCTGTCTCCTCCAGGTATCCCCCAAGCCTGCACTCTGGGCGCTTCTGTTGGCGCTGCTGGGGACCGCGCCAAGCCGCGCCCATTCCCCGGCCTGCAGCGTCCCCGACGTGCTTCGCCACTATCGCGCCATCATCTTCGAGGATCTGCAGGCTGCCGTGaagtggggcggggcgggggccgAAGAGACCAGGCCAGGCTCCAGACACTTTCATTTCATACAGAAAAACCTGACTAGACCCGGGAGCTCCGGACGGCGGGGACGCCCTCGGGCCTCCTGTGGCGCCCAGAAG gaGCACAGTATCCTCCTGTCCATCTCATCCCTGGGTCGGACCCTGCGCGGGGCGGTGGCCGGGAGCCGCCGCGGTGCCCTGGAGAGAGCTGCATGGACCGTGGCTGTGCGCACCGAGGCGGTGATGCGGCGCCACTGCAGGACGCTGCCCCAG CGGAGCCGGCGGCCCGAGGTGCGCCCTGCCCGGCGTCGCGGCGGCCGAAGGCAGCTCCTGCTGCGCGCCCTGGACGCCGTCGCCACCTGCTGGGAGAAGCTCTTCGCGTTGCACGCCCCGGCCTCCGGGGGCTCCTAG